DNA sequence from the Devosia lacusdianchii genome:
GCCGGCCGAAGCCTCGTCCAACCTCGCCCGCTATGACGGCGTAAAGTATGGCCTGCGGGTTTCCGGCAAGGACATCACTGACATGTACGAACTCACCCGCGCCGCCGGTTTCGGCCGCGAGGTGAAGCGTCGCATCATGATCGGCACCTATGTGCTGTCGGCCGGATATTTCGACGCCTATTACGTCAAGGCGCAGAAGGTCCGTACGCTGATCAAGAAGGACTTCGAAGACGCATTTCACGCTGGCGTCGATGCCATCCTGACGCCGGCAACACCATCGGCCGCCTTCGGCATCGGCGACGAGGCCTTGGCGGCTGATCCGGTGGCCATGTATCTCAATGACATCTTCACCGTGACGGTGAACATGGCGGGCCTGCCGGGCATCGCCGTGCCCGCCGGCAAGGACGGGGCAGGGCTGCCGCTGGGCCTGCAGCTCATCGGCAAGCCTTTCGACGAAGAAACACTGTTTGCGGCCGCGCGCGTCATCGAGAAAAGCGCCGATATGGACTTCTCGCCCAAGCGCTGGTGGTAACCGCTTTGGACGGCGCCACTTGATCGTGGCGTCGATCCGCCTTATTTGGCCCCAATGCACAAATTGAAATTGGTTGTGACGCCCCCACGGGCGGCGTCCGGGCCGACAAGGGTTTCACCGATGGCCGCTGATATTTTTACCTCGCTCGATTGGTCCGAGCCACCCAAGGACATGAGCAAGCCGCTGCAGGCGCTGTGGTGGCTCAAGAAGGGCGAGCTGCGCGTTGGCCCCGAATGGGAGCAGGCGCACAATATCGTGCAGGCGATGGAAGGCGTTCAGGCCTTCGACTGGGTTCATGCGCTGATGCACTGGATCGAGGCCGACATGGGCAATGCCGATTACTGGTATCGCCGCGCCGGCAAGCGCCGCGCCACGGCCAGCGTCGCCAGCGAATGGGAGCATATCGCCGCCGCGCTGAGCGAAGTGACCAGGCACTAGGTTTTTCCTCTCCCCGTCGGGGAGAGGAAACAGTGGCTACCGGTTATCATACTCGCTTCGGACCAGCTCCAGACCGCGTTTGGTGATGCGGTAGGGCTGGCCGCCGGAAGATTTGATCGCCTTCTTGGCTTTCAGCTTTTTGAACAGCGTCATGCTGCAGGTGCTGAGCAGCCAGCCTTCGCGGTTGAAGAATTCGAGACCGGTCACCTTGCCGGCGTCGTTGCGGACGAGCGCGATGCGGCCGCCCTGAGCGAGGGCATGCAGCACCCGCTGTTCGCTTTTCGAGATATCCATTGAAAGTCTAGTGCCTGAAACGGCGGGCAAACCCGCGAACAAACGTTATCGGCGGCCGGCATCACGCGCGGCGGTCGATCGGTTCATTCTGCCCCGTCGCGAAGAGACGGGGC
Encoded proteins:
- a CDS encoding YjhX family toxin → MDISKSEQRVLHALAQGGRIALVRNDAGKVTGLEFFNREGWLLSTCSMTLFKKLKAKKAIKSSGGQPYRITKRGLELVRSEYDNR